In the genome of Paenibacillus pabuli, the window TGGAAAAGTTGAAAGATTGATAATGAAAAATGAAACCTTAAACAATGTCTAGCTTGACTAAATCAAGGATTAGGTTACGGTTACTTTTCAGATCAAATGGAGGATGATGATGAGCCCCAGCACAATCAATAATTTTATTATTAAAAAGTCTTTCAAGACATACTGGCGAATGATTTCTATATTTTCTCTCATTTTTATTATTATTTCATCTTACCTTTTTTTTTATATTTTCAATCAGTCATCGAACACCAAAAATTTTTACGATAATAAAAATGCTCATCTGATCCGAATTGAAGGGAAACTGAACAATAATACTCTGGGTAAGTTGGATCGGGAGGATACCGAAAGAATAGAAGGAATATTAAAGAATAGTGGAGAGGGCTATAAAATATCGACTATCTTTAAACTTTCGAGTGGCATTATCAATGCTTCTGATAATAAGGGAGTTATCATTTACGGTTTAGATGAAGTATTTCCTGAAATGTTCAATGATCATTTTCAAATGAAAAATAACATTCTGTACTCAGATATTGAGTCGGATGAATTAAAATTAATTATCCCTAATATTCATTTTACTAAACAAGGAGACATCACATCTAATTCTTTCGACGAGAAGATATTCAAGCTGAATAATATATACGATCTAGTTGAACAATCAAGCATGGATTATTTCTTCTCGCGCAAAGTCAACGATCTTCCGATGATATTTGCATCACAAGCTACATTTTCGGATATTCTTAACGTAATGTTTAAGGGTGATAGTAATCGTGGCAATAGCCAAAGTCGCAGTATCTATGACTTTATTGATGTCGAAGAAGTGTTACTCTATATCAATAATATTCATTCTTTGAACGGTCTTGTTGATCAATTGCGTAATGAAGAGTTCCATGTAACATACGCATTTGATTCTTTTGAAAATTTAAGTACTGATTTAGGTAAATCCAACACGCTCTATAATCTGATTTTGGCTTTGTTATTCGTTCTCAGCAGTATATATATGATTATCACATATCGAAATTACTTAAATTCACAACAAAAAGATATTGGAATCTTCAAGGTATTCGGGTATTCAAATCAAGATATACGTCTCCTCTACAATCGTGTGTTGTTTAAACTCTTTGGGATTGTATTCGTTTTGACGTGCATCTTTAACATCATTATTTGCTTTAATCGATGGGTTACATTCTCATTTATTTTAGTTATTGAGGCCATTATGATGTTGCTCATTATTTGGTTGGTCAGTTATTTCCAGATAAGAAGAGTTGTGAATAAAGGAGTACTATCTTTAGTCAAAGAAGACAAGGAGTTTGAGTGAGTTGATCATCGAGCATGCTGAATTATCTTGAATTATGCCAGGTCAAATGACACCTTTGCATCAATGAAGCAAGAGCTGCCCTAGCTTAAGATCATTCTGTGCAAAGATAGGTTTTATCATTCAGAAAAGGAAGAGCAGGAACTGAGGGCATTGGACCCTACTTCCTGCTCTTTGCATTTTCACTAGGAGAAGTAACTTGGATTACTTCGTTACACTGCTCAGTTTGAACGAGCCATCGGTCAGCTTGTTAGTATTGGCAAAGTCCACGCCAGGTTTATTTGTTTCCGGATCAATGATCGCAATCGCGATATCATAGGTCCCGGCAGCCAGACCGGAGACCGGAATGGAATCGGTCAGGGTATAGGTACCCGTTTTCCATGTGGTCAGATTAACAGTTGTTGTTTTCTTGGCGACCACGGTATTGCCGCTGCGCAGTTGAATTTCAACCGGCCAGGCAAACGGGAAGTGCTGTACGCCTTTGTTCTCCACTTTAATGGTTGTTGTAAATGTGCTTCCGCTAATGGTGGATGGGTGCGAAATCTCCTTCACGACAAAGTGGTAACCCATTCGTTTCTTGAGTGCATCAATATTGGCCTGTAATGCATGATTCAGAGGAAGCGAGGCAGGGGAATTCGGTCCCAACCAGCTTGGTTTGCTTAGCTCCGTTTGACGCAATGTTTCCGTAAATCCGCTACCGGTGGTTAATGCTGCAAGCATGCCGGAAGCGCCCCCGTAAAATTCACCCCCGGAGATACGCGTCTCCCAGAAGTTCGGATGTCCTGGCTGCTGCTGACCGATGTCATCCCAATAGCCATTCTGTGTGCCTGTGTACCAGCCCCAATCGGCATCGAAGCTGTCTTTATGTCCAAATACATCGTTGAACATACCCATGACCATGCCTTTGTTATTGGTTTTGGCGAGGGCGATACTGCGCCGGATCAGAACCTGCATTTTGTCCTCTTTGCCAGCAAAGGCATCGATATAATGCTGAACGTACTTGTTCGAAATGTCATTGGTCGGGAAAGCGCCTGTGTAATTGGTCTCGCCATTTGGTCCGACATAAGGCCAGGTATGGAACTCGCCCCAGTGTCCAAGGGAACCGATCTGGATAAAAGCGACCGGGCGATCATTGGTATTGTACCTTGCCGCAATGGCATCGATGGCTAATTTGTGCCGTTCTTGCAAATAGGTGGAGCTGTAGTTGGGCGAGAAGCCCATGTTGTTGCCTGTGCCCATGCCCCCGGTTGTATCGTTGTAAACTGTTCCGGGAGATTCTCCGCGGGCTATCATGTCATTATAGAGCCAGTCGGGAATATCCCGATGCGCCTGTCCTGTCGGGCTGTCCAGAATGAAACGAAACACGACTTTGACGCCTTTGCTTTTCCAATAGGCAAAATTGTTGGCGGCTTCAATTGCACTAAAATCATACGTGCCTTTGGTGGACTCAAGTTCCTTCCAGGTCACTCCGGCATATACGAGCCTGTGCGGCTGCGCATACGTCGTGCTCTTAGCCGAAGGCGCCCAGCCTTTGAATGGATTGTTGAGAGGGCTGTCCAGCTCCACGGGATTCACCACCGTATTGTTCCCCGTACCACCACCCGATCCAGCTGAGGTCAGAAGGTAAGCGGGTAATGTTTGTCCAGCCGCAGGGAGTCTCGACGTATCCGAGCTGTTGTCGATATATCCGACTCGCACCGTGCTGCCTGCACTGATTTGCAGTGTGGAGAGAGGAATAGCAACCTCAATGACG includes:
- a CDS encoding DUF4832 domain-containing protein, yielding MTRLFEQSKRSFGLFLAFVLMFTLLLPAGALPKASAATITIDGNISDWSSVSSLTTNSGTAQTLKVTNDGTNLYLLIQGSGLSTTMGNFWINTDNNTSTGYQAAGWGATGVEWLLENTGLYRYGGSGTDWVWNFNSTLTSSQFYRSSTVIEVAIPLSTLQISAGSTVRVGYIDNSSDTSRLPAAGQTLPAYLLTSAGSGGGTGNNTVVNPVELDSPLNNPFKGWAPSAKSTTYAQPHRLVYAGVTWKELESTKGTYDFSAIEAANNFAYWKSKGVKVVFRFILDSPTGQAHRDIPDWLYNDMIARGESPGTVYNDTTGGMGTGNNMGFSPNYSSTYLQERHKLAIDAIAARYNTNDRPVAFIQIGSLGHWGEFHTWPYVGPNGETNYTGAFPTNDISNKYVQHYIDAFAGKEDKMQVLIRRSIALAKTNNKGMVMGMFNDVFGHKDSFDADWGWYTGTQNGYWDDIGQQQPGHPNFWETRISGGEFYGGASGMLAALTTGSGFTETLRQTELSKPSWLGPNSPASLPLNHALQANIDALKKRMGYHFVVKEISHPSTISGSTFTTTIKVENKGVQHFPFAWPVEIQLRSGNTVVAKKTTTVNLTTWKTGTYTLTDSIPVSGLAAGTYDIAIAIIDPETNKPGVDFANTNKLTDGSFKLSSVTK